GGCAACCACCTCGTCCACGCCATCCGGCGCAACCTCGACATCAACATCATCCTCTTCAACAACCGCATCTACGGTCTGACAAAGGGCCAGTACTCGCCTACCTCCGAGCTGGGCAAGAAGACCAAGTCTTCGCCCTTCGGCACCCTCGAGACCCCGCTCAACCCCCTGAGCGTGGCGCTGGCCTCTGAGGCCACGTTCGTGGCACGCACCATCGACAACGATCTGAACCACCTGTCGACCGTGCTCAAGCGCGCCGCGGCGCACAAGGGCGTGTCGTTCGTCGAGGTGTACCAGAACTGCGTCATCTTCAACGACGGCGCCTTTGATGCGTTTGGTGAGAAGAAGGTGCGGGCCGATCAGACGGTGCTGCTCGAGCACGGCAAGCCCCTCGTCTTCGGCAAGGATCGCAACAAGGGCATCCGCCTGAAGGGCATCCACCCCGAGGTGGTGACCATCGGCGAGAACGGCGTTACCGAGGCCGACCTGCTCGTGCACGACGAGGCAACAGAAGAGCCCACGCTGGCCTGGTTCCTCTCGCGCATGAACCCGCCCGAGTTCCCCGTGCCCATGGGCGTGTTCCGCGCCGTTGAGCACCCGACCTACGAAGCGCTGCTCGATGAGCAGATTGCAAACGTTCAGAAGGCCAAGGGCAAGGGCGATCTCAACTCGCTGCTGCGGGCCGGCGACACCTGGACGGTGGCGTAGGCAACCCGCGGTTCACCAGAACGAACAGCGCCCGGTGCACACCGGGCGCTGCTTCTTTTTTCAGGGGAACGCGCGGGCGCTCTCGGGCAGGCTGTACCCCATCGGCTCGAGGATCTTCACGGCCCCCTCGTAGCGTCCGAAGGGCGGCATGATGTAGGCCCCGACGACCTCGTGCTTCACCTCGTCGAGCGCCTCCTGCGCGATGCGCACCCCTTCCATGAGCGACTTCGGGCCCTTCTCGACCCGTTCCATGCGCTCGAGGATGGGCTTGGGGATCTGCATGCCCGGCACCTCGTTGTGGAGGAACAGCGCATTCTGGTGAGACGCGAGAGGCAGCAGGCCCACCAGCACCGGCATGTCGAGGTCCTTCACGTCATCGAGGAAGCGCCGCAGCAGCGCGCCATCATAGACGGGCTGGGTCATGACCATCTCCGCGCCGGCCTCCTTCTTCTCGCGAAGACGCCGGATCTCGCGGTCGTAGTCGAGAGCGCCGGGCTCCACGCCACATGCGAGGAAGAAGCGTGTGGGCTGACTGATGGGCTTGCCGGCCAGATCGAAGCCGTGATTGAGCTGATTGGCCAGGCGAAGCAGCCCGATCGAATCGAGATCGAACACAGCGGTGGCGTGGGGATAATCGCCGGCCGTCTTGGGCGGATCGCCCGTGATGATGACCAGGTTGTGCGAGCCCTGCACGTAGCTGGCGTAGAGATCAGACGTGAGACGCAGCAGGTTGCGATCCCGGCAGCACACGTGGAGTATCGTCTCCATGCCCACCTCCTGCTGCACCATGTGGGTCAAAACGCTGTTCGAGACGCGCACCGTGGCGCGGGGGCCGTCGGCTGAGTTGATGACGTCGACCCCAGCCTCGGCGAGCATGCGGGCGCCGCGAATCGCGGGAGCGAGATCGAGCCCCATGGGAGGATTCACCTCTACGCTCACCACGAAGTTCTCCGGCGTGATGGTGTCGCGACCGATGCCGCGCTTCACCCGCTCCTCGTAGACGCGGGCCACCTTGGCCGAGAGCCGCGATTTCTCTTGAATGGGAACGGGCTGCGCCCCTTTGCCCGTCTCGACGTCTGAGCGCCGCGGAGTCGCGGGCATGGACGAGCGCCCGCCGCCGAGCATGCGTGCCGAACCGGTGGCCCAGCGGATGTGCTCCATGTTGGTGCCGCAGCACCCCCCGACGATGGAGACGCCGATCTGGAACATTCGCTTGGCATACTCGCCGAAGTACTCGGGGGTGGCCATGTAGACCATGCGGCCGTCGATGCGATGGGGATACCCTGCATTGGGCTGGGCGCTGATGGGAATGCCTCGCCCCACCATGCGCTCGCAGATCTGGAAGATCACCTGAGGCCCCTCGATGCAGTTCACACCGGCAATCGTGGCTCCCCATTCGGCCATGAGATCGACCGCCCGCTCCGGCGTCGCCCCATCGCCGGACTGCGCCTCGGCGTCGAAGGCCACGTGCGCAACCACGGGAAAGTCCTTGCCCACCGCCCGCCGCACGCCCTTCAACGCGAGGTGCAGCTCGCTCACCAGCCCGAAGGTCTCGAGCATGAGCAGATCAACACCCTCGGCCACGAGAATCTCGGCCTGCTCGGCAAATGCGTCTTCGAGGCTCTGCCGTTCGGCGTCGGTGCAGATGGTGGGGGTCCAGCCGGACGGCCCGATGGAGCCCGCGAGATAAGCTCGATCGGTCGTCACCCCGCGCGCGATGCGCACGGCGCTGCGGTTGATGGCCTCGACCTCGTCGCCCAGCCCCTTCGACCCGAGGCGAACGCGGTTTGCACCGAACGAGTTGGTCTCGATGATGTCGGCCCCCGCTTGCAGGTAGGCCTCGTGTATCTCGCGCACGAGGTCCGGACGCGTGAGGTTGATGTTCTCGAAGACGTGGTTGAGGAAGATGCCGCGCTCATAGAGCTGCGTGCCCATGGCGCCGTCGCACACCAGGGGGCCTTGCTTGAGACGTTCGATGAAGGGGAGGAGCATGTGGTTCCCTACTGCTGATTCTCGAAGCACGCCCGACCCGCGCGAGGCGCTGGCCGGA
This portion of the Pseudomonadota bacterium genome encodes:
- a CDS encoding 2-oxoacid:ferredoxin oxidoreductase subunit beta, translated to MTQTIQTNGTATNGGGAAPLTKKDFISDQEVRWCPGCGDYAILAQVQKIMPELGVPREDVVFVSGIGCSSRFPYYMNTYGFHSIHGRAPAVATGVKLANPNLQVWVITGDGDGLSIGGNHLVHAIRRNLDINIILFNNRIYGLTKGQYSPTSELGKKTKSSPFGTLETPLNPLSVALASEATFVARTIDNDLNHLSTVLKRAAAHKGVSFVEVYQNCVIFNDGAFDAFGEKKVRADQTVLLEHGKPLVFGKDRNKGIRLKGIHPEVVTIGENGVTEADLLVHDEATEEPTLAWFLSRMNPPEFPVPMGVFRAVEHPTYEALLDEQIANVQKAKGKGDLNSLLRAGDTWTVA
- a CDS encoding bifunctional homocysteine S-methyltransferase/methylenetetrahydrofolate reductase, with protein sequence MLLPFIERLKQGPLVCDGAMGTQLYERGIFLNHVFENINLTRPDLVREIHEAYLQAGADIIETNSFGANRVRLGSKGLGDEVEAINRSAVRIARGVTTDRAYLAGSIGPSGWTPTICTDAERQSLEDAFAEQAEILVAEGVDLLMLETFGLVSELHLALKGVRRAVGKDFPVVAHVAFDAEAQSGDGATPERAVDLMAEWGATIAGVNCIEGPQVIFQICERMVGRGIPISAQPNAGYPHRIDGRMVYMATPEYFGEYAKRMFQIGVSIVGGCCGTNMEHIRWATGSARMLGGGRSSMPATPRRSDVETGKGAQPVPIQEKSRLSAKVARVYEERVKRGIGRDTITPENFVVSVEVNPPMGLDLAPAIRGARMLAEAGVDVINSADGPRATVRVSNSVLTHMVQQEVGMETILHVCCRDRNLLRLTSDLYASYVQGSHNLVIITGDPPKTAGDYPHATAVFDLDSIGLLRLANQLNHGFDLAGKPISQPTRFFLACGVEPGALDYDREIRRLREKKEAGAEMVMTQPVYDGALLRRFLDDVKDLDMPVLVGLLPLASHQNALFLHNEVPGMQIPKPILERMERVEKGPKSLMEGVRIAQEALDEVKHEVVGAYIMPPFGRYEGAVKILEPMGYSLPESARAFP